The Streptomyces sp. NL15-2K genome contains a region encoding:
- the aroA gene encoding 3-phosphoshikimate 1-carboxyvinyltransferase — protein sequence MAPNDAHTALWPAPHASGAVDATVHVPGSKSVTNRALVLAALASEPGWLRRPLRSRDTLLMAGALRAMGVEIEETVSSSSTVAGGPDSTGEAWRVLPTGLHGPATVDVGNAGTVMRFLPPVAALADGPIRFDGDPRSYERPLNGVIDALRVLGARIDDDGRGALPLTVHGGGALDGGPVEIDASSSSQFVSALLLSGPRFNQGVEVRHTGSTLPSMPHIRMTVDMLRSVGAQVDTPESGGEPNVWRVTPGALLGRDLTIEPDLSNAQPFLAAALVTGGRVVVPDWPARTTQPGDRLREIFTEMGGSCELTEYGLVFTGSGSIHGIDVDLGDVGELTPGIAAVAALADSPSTLRGVAHLRLHETDRLAALTKEINELGGDVTESADGLHIRPRPLHGGTFHTYEDHRMATAAAIIGLVVEGVRIENVATTAKTLPDFPDLWTGMLRGVETQG from the coding sequence ATGGCCCCGAACGACGCACACACCGCCCTCTGGCCCGCCCCGCACGCGAGCGGAGCCGTCGACGCGACGGTCCACGTGCCCGGGTCCAAGTCGGTCACCAACCGCGCCCTGGTGCTGGCCGCCCTCGCCTCCGAGCCCGGCTGGCTGCGCCGCCCGCTGCGCTCCCGCGACACCCTGCTGATGGCGGGCGCCCTTCGGGCGATGGGCGTGGAGATCGAGGAGACGGTGTCGTCCAGCTCCACCGTCGCGGGCGGCCCGGACAGCACGGGTGAGGCCTGGCGCGTGCTTCCGACCGGCCTGCACGGCCCGGCCACCGTCGACGTCGGCAACGCCGGCACGGTGATGCGCTTCCTTCCGCCGGTCGCCGCGCTCGCCGACGGCCCCATCCGCTTCGACGGCGACCCGCGGTCGTACGAGCGTCCCCTGAACGGCGTGATCGACGCCCTGCGCGTCCTCGGCGCCCGCATCGACGACGACGGCCGCGGCGCGCTGCCGCTGACGGTGCACGGCGGCGGGGCGCTGGACGGCGGCCCGGTGGAGATCGACGCGTCCTCGTCGTCGCAGTTCGTCTCGGCCCTGCTCCTGTCCGGCCCGCGCTTCAACCAGGGCGTCGAGGTCCGCCACACCGGCTCCACGCTGCCCTCCATGCCGCACATCCGGATGACCGTCGACATGCTGCGCTCGGTCGGCGCCCAGGTCGACACCCCGGAGTCGGGCGGCGAGCCGAACGTCTGGCGGGTCACCCCGGGCGCCCTGCTCGGCCGCGACCTGACCATCGAGCCGGACCTGTCCAACGCCCAGCCGTTCCTGGCGGCGGCCCTTGTCACCGGCGGCCGGGTCGTCGTCCCCGACTGGCCGGCCCGCACCACCCAGCCCGGTGACCGGCTGCGGGAGATCTTCACCGAAATGGGCGGTTCCTGCGAACTCACCGAGTACGGCCTGGTGTTCACCGGCTCGGGGTCCATCCACGGCATCGACGTGGACCTGGGCGACGTGGGCGAGCTGACCCCCGGCATCGCCGCGGTCGCCGCCCTCGCGGACTCCCCCTCCACCCTCCGCGGCGTGGCGCACCTGCGCCTGCACGAGACGGACCGCCTGGCCGCGCTCACCAAGGAGATCAACGAGCTCGGCGGCGATGTCACGGAGTCCGCCGACGGCCTGCACATTCGCCCGCGCCCGCTGCACGGCGGGACCTTCCACACGTACGAGGACCACCGGATGGCGACGGCCGCCGCGATCATCGGCCTGGTGGTCGAGGGGGTGCGGATCGAGAACGTGGCGACGACGGCGAAGACCCTCCCGGACTTCCCCGACCTGTGGACCGGGATGCTACGAGGCGTGGAGACCCAGGGATAA